The proteins below are encoded in one region of Saccopteryx leptura isolate mSacLep1 chromosome 1, mSacLep1_pri_phased_curated, whole genome shotgun sequence:
- the LOC136387946 gene encoding olfactory receptor 4C11-like encodes MATSMAMNNSVIEFILFGLTQDAGKQKAIFGIFLILYLATLSGNFLIVATIKTSRTLESPMYFFLFYLSFADACFSTTTAPRLIVDALSQEKTISYNECMTQVFAAHFFGCMETFVLILMAFDRYVAICKPLRYTIIMSQRVCGVLVVLAWVGSCIHSSAQIFLALQLPFCGPNVIDHYFCDLQPLLKLACMDTYVINLLIVFNSGFICIVSFIILLASYVVILYSLRNHSAEGRQKALSTCTSHFIVIVLFFGPCIFIYTRPPTTFPLDKMVAVFYTIGTPLLNPLIYTLRNAEVKNAMKKLWCSKE; translated from the coding sequence ATGGCCACTAGTATGGCGATGAATAACAGTGTGATTGAATTCATTCTGTTTGGGTTGACACAGGATGCAGGAAAGCAGAAAGCAATATTTGGAATCTTCTTGATTCTTTACCTTGCGACACTGTCGGGGAACTTTCTCATTGTAGCGACGATTAAAACAAGCAGGACCCTGGAGAgtcccatgtacttcttccttttctatctGTCCTTTGCTGATGCCTGCTTCTCTACAACCACAGCCCCCAGATTGATTGTGGATGCCCTTTCTCAGGAGAAGACCATTTCCTACAATGAGTGCATGACTCAGGTGTTTGCAGCCCATTTCTTTGGGTGCATGGAGACCTTTGTGCTCATCCTCATGGCCTTTGATCGCTATGTTGCCATTTGTAAGCCCTTGCGATACACCATCATCATGAGCCAGAGAGTCTGTGGTGTGTTGGTGGTACTGGCCTGGGTGGGCTCTTGTATCCACTCTTCAGCACAGATTTTCCTAGCTTTGCAATTGCCCTTCTGTGGCCCCAATGTGATTGACCACTATTTTTGTGACTTGCAGCCCTTGTTGAAACTTGCCTGCATGGACACTTATGTGATAAATTTgctcattgtttttaatagtgGTTTCATTTGCATAGTGAGTTTTATAATCCTGCTTGCCTCCTATGTAGTTATCCTGTATTCACTGAGAAACCACAGTGCAGAAGGAAGGCAAAAAGCCCTTTCCACgtgtacctcccactttattgtaattgtcttattttttggcccgtgtatattcatatatacacgTCCACCAACCACATTTCCATTGGACAAGATGGTGGCTGTGTTTTATACCATCGGGACACCCTTGCTCAACCCTCTAATCTATACACTGAGAAATGCAGAGGTGAAAAATGCCATGAAAAAGTTATGGTGTAGCAAAGAATGA
- the LOC136388682 gene encoding C1GALT1-specific chaperone 1-like, translated as MLPESSLFLKGMVLGSLFCALITMLGHIRIGYVNKMYHEHHLQAPNKEGILKFSDERLELSKKFRVYCIILVKPKDVRLSAAVKETWAKHCDKAEFFSSETVQVFESINMGTNDMWLMMRKAYKHAFDKYQDQYSWFFLVRPTTFAIIENLKYFLFKKDPSQPFYLGRTVKSGDLEYVNVEGGIVLSIESVKRLNSLLSVSEKCPEQRGMIWKISEDKQLAVCLKYGGVFAENVEDSEGKDVFNTKSVGLLIQEALTNQTNLVVEGCCSDMAVTFNGLTPNQMHVMMYGVYRLRAFGHLFSDALAFLPPKDSDND; from the coding sequence ATGCTTCCTGAAAGCAGTTTGTTTTTGAAGGGTATGGTGCTGGGAAGCCTTTTCTGTGCCTTGATCACTATGCTAGGACACATTAGGATTggttatgtaaataaaatgtacCATGAACATCACCTGCAAGCTCCTAATAAAGAAGGCATCTTGAAATTTTCAGATGAACGCCTGGAGCTCAGTAAGAAGTTTCGGGTTTACTGTATCATCCTCGTAAAACCCAAAGATGTGCGTCTTTCGGCTGCAGTGAAGGAGACTTGGGCCAAACACTGTGACAAAGCAGAGTTCTTCAGTTCTGAAACTGTTCAAGTGTTTGAGTCGATTAACATGGGAACAAATGACATGTGGTTAATGATGAGAAAGGCTTACAAACACGCCTTTGATAAATATCAAGACCAGTACAGCTGGTTCTTCCTTGTACGCCCCACAACGTTTGCTATTATTGAAAACCTgaagtattttttgtttaaaaaggacCCATCACAACCTTTCTACCTAGGCCGCACTGTAAAATCTGGAGACCTTGAATATGTGAATGTGGAAGGAGGAATTGTCTTAAGTATAGAATCAGTGAAAAGACTTAACAGCCTTCTCAGTGTTTCTGAAAAGTGTCCTGAACAGAGAGGGATGATTTGGAAGATATCTGAAGATAAGCAGCTAGCAGTCTGCCTGAAATATGGTGGAGTGTTTGCAGAAAATGTAGAAGATTCTGAAGGAAAAGATGTATTTAATACCAAATCTGTTGGGCTTTTAATTCAAGAGGCATTGACTAATCAAACCAACCTGGTAGTAGAAGGATGTTGTTCAGATATGGCTGTTACTTTTAATGGACTGACTCCTAATCAGATGCATGTGATGATGTATGGGGTGTACCGACTTAGGGCATTTGGGCATCTTTTCAGTGATGCATTGGCTTTCTTACCTCCAAAGGATTCTGACAATGACTGA